Proteins from a single region of Weeksella virosa DSM 16922:
- a CDS encoding phosphoadenosine phosphosulfate reductase domain-containing protein produces MLTPLEHAKKVISTVRDRSNRAILFYSAGKDSIVLLDLMSKQFDEVVCVFMYFVKDLEHINKYIRFSKAKYKNVQFIEVPHWILTKVYSTGFYCSPQKVRQLKLRDVIESMKLRTGIPYAFIGEKQSDNMNRRIKLRQYELEAISHTNNVYPLSHWKDGDVRTYIEKNQLPTPINYGKKKNKSVGMYFDTDVYLWLRDNYPDDLKKVLKQFPLSEKLLFDHDTKSN; encoded by the coding sequence ATGTTAACGCCTTTAGAGCATGCAAAAAAAGTAATTAGCACGGTTAGAGATCGCTCAAACCGTGCAATACTTTTTTATTCAGCTGGTAAGGATAGTATTGTTTTACTTGATTTAATGAGTAAGCAATTCGATGAGGTTGTATGTGTGTTCATGTATTTTGTGAAAGATCTTGAACACATCAACAAATATATTCGATTCAGTAAAGCAAAATACAAGAATGTTCAGTTTATAGAAGTTCCACATTGGATCCTAACGAAAGTATATTCAACAGGTTTTTATTGCAGTCCTCAAAAGGTACGTCAATTAAAGTTAAGAGATGTAATTGAATCAATGAAGCTCCGTACTGGAATACCTTATGCGTTTATTGGTGAAAAGCAATCCGATAACATGAATCGTAGGATAAAGCTAAGACAATACGAGTTAGAAGCGATCAGCCACACAAACAACGTTTACCCGTTAAGCCATTGGAAAGATGGAGATGTGAGAACTTACATTGAGAAAAACCAATTGCCTACTCCTATCAATTACGGTAAGAAGAAAAACAAATCTGTAGGAATGTATTTCGACACAGACGTGTATTTATGGTTACGCGATAACTACCCTGATGATTTAAAGAAAGTACTAAAGCAATTCCCATTATCCGAAAAACTATTATTTGACCATGACACAAAGAGTAATTAA
- a CDS encoding ASCH domain-containing protein has protein sequence MSKKKNLTLSIKQVYFDEILAGTKKIETREIRPKNVHRYCRVDEEGYVIEDEETGNILPVEYDTITFLTGAYKGTRPRMVVKVERADIFLLVDEETGELIILQDEKGKDYNAAIIEYSLGEIISRP, from the coding sequence ATGAGTAAGAAAAAAAATTTAACATTAAGCATTAAGCAAGTTTATTTTGATGAGATACTTGCAGGCACAAAGAAAATAGAAACAAGAGAAATTAGACCTAAAAACGTGCACAGGTATTGTCGGGTAGATGAAGAGGGTTATGTAATCGAAGATGAAGAAACGGGCAATATTCTGCCCGTTGAATATGACACAATAACATTTCTTACAGGTGCGTACAAAGGTACACGCCCGAGAATGGTGGTGAAAGTAGAAAGGGCAGATATATTTTTATTAGTAGATGAAGAAACAGGTGAATTGATCATTTTACAAGATGAAAAGGGTAAAGATTATAATGCGGCTATTATTGAATATAGCTTAGGCGAAATCATTTCTAGACCATAA
- a CDS encoding helix-turn-helix domain-containing protein, translating to MELIVKEVCKRYNIGLSELADRLNISRQSLYVSLKNNPTSDRITEIANAIGCDVHELIGTTPEYYHLYDDVSGEWLGIRKK from the coding sequence ATGGAATTAATAGTGAAAGAAGTTTGCAAGCGATATAATATTGGATTATCTGAATTAGCTGACCGCCTCAATATCTCAAGGCAGTCATTGTATGTTAGCTTAAAAAATAACCCTACATCGGATCGTATTACAGAAATAGCAAATGCTATTGGTTGTGATGTTCATGAGCTGATTGGAACTACTCCTGAATATTACCACTTATATGATGATGTTTCTGGAGAATGGTTGGGAATTAGAAAGAAATAA
- a CDS encoding chromosome partitioning protein ParB → MNKKTYKVVDLFGKEEFRFYESTKRKIDLFNDYEGFVDKFKPKKTTDDCYTPPEVYQIVLDYVKSHCNLEEKEIIRPFYPGGDYEDIEYPDNAVVIDNPPFSIITKICKFYIDRNIPFFLFAPHLTLFSSDVDVTHIVVNATITYENGATVKTSFLSNMFGDVKIIGDAQLLEKFNQLNARKKVNKPKYDYPNEVITVFHVSWIISRGISIKINKKDAKHCRALESQKKHKKAIFGSGFLLSEKAAAEKAAAEKDDVIIWDLSESERTIIQSLG, encoded by the coding sequence ATGAACAAAAAAACATATAAAGTTGTTGACTTGTTTGGAAAAGAGGAATTTAGATTTTATGAATCAACAAAAAGAAAAATTGATTTATTCAACGACTATGAAGGATTTGTAGATAAATTTAAACCTAAAAAAACAACAGACGACTGTTATACTCCTCCTGAAGTATATCAAATAGTCTTGGATTACGTTAAAAGTCATTGTAATTTAGAAGAAAAAGAAATAATACGTCCATTCTATCCTGGTGGCGATTATGAAGATATAGAGTATCCTGATAATGCTGTAGTAATTGATAATCCTCCTTTTTCTATCATAACGAAAATCTGCAAGTTTTATATCGACAGGAATATACCATTTTTTTTATTTGCTCCTCACCTTACACTTTTTAGTAGCGATGTTGATGTAACACATATAGTTGTCAATGCGACTATTACTTATGAAAATGGAGCAACTGTTAAAACCTCCTTTTTATCAAATATGTTTGGAGATGTTAAAATAATTGGAGACGCTCAATTGTTGGAAAAATTTAATCAATTAAATGCACGAAAAAAAGTAAATAAACCGAAGTATGATTATCCTAATGAAGTTATTACGGTATTCCATGTATCTTGGATAATAAGTCGTGGAATTTCCATAAAAATAAATAAAAAAGACGCTAAGCATTGCAGGGCGTTAGAGAGTCAGAAAAAACATAAAAAAGCAATATTTGGAAGCGGTTTTTTATTATCGGAAAAAGCAGCCGCAGAAAAAGCAGCCGCAGAAAAAGACGATGTAATAATATGGGATCTATCCGAAAGTGAGCGAACAATTATACAATCGCTTGGATAA
- a CDS encoding DNA-methyltransferase, with protein MIKLYNCDNAELMAKLPSESIDVICTDPPYLYLKNQKLERVFDEQKFFSECKRLLTKKGFIVLFGRGESFYRWNTILADLGFTFKEEIIWNKSHCTSPLMRLSRVHETISIFTKGKGTINKVKVPYLEMKSHDLDSIITDIKRLKTTFKNTKSLDAVLEFLENNNRDTSDNWDANNISISSNITKENRCVSVMRSVNDGLNEKSIIRTDLTVKTQKHLITESDKVKDYDRCVNVTQSICFGLNEKSIIKQVRDHYSAIHPTQKPVRLLERLLALVIPQNKDKEDIVVLDPFGGSFSTMEAVYNMGMKGISCEIDEEYFENGKNRIENLQPIQGKIFE; from the coding sequence ATGATAAAATTATACAACTGCGACAATGCAGAATTAATGGCAAAATTACCAAGTGAAAGTATTGATGTTATCTGTACAGATCCACCTTATTTGTATCTAAAAAATCAAAAATTGGAAAGGGTTTTCGATGAACAAAAATTCTTTTCAGAATGCAAAAGATTGCTTACAAAAAAAGGATTCATTGTCCTTTTCGGGCGGGGTGAAAGTTTTTATCGTTGGAACACGATTTTAGCAGATTTAGGATTCACTTTCAAAGAAGAAATCATCTGGAATAAATCACATTGCACAAGTCCATTAATGCGATTGTCAAGAGTTCACGAAACTATTTCAATTTTCACAAAAGGAAAAGGCACTATTAATAAAGTGAAAGTGCCTTACTTAGAAATGAAATCACATGATTTGGATTCTATTATAACAGATATTAAACGGTTAAAAACAACTTTCAAAAACACAAAATCTTTAGATGCTGTATTAGAGTTTTTGGAAAATAATAATAGAGATACTTCTGATAATTGGGATGCAAACAATATATCAATAAGTTCAAATATTACAAAAGAAAATCGTTGTGTATCTGTAATGAGAAGCGTCAATGACGGCTTGAATGAAAAATCAATTATTAGAACTGATTTAACTGTCAAAACCCAAAAGCATCTAATTACAGAAAGTGATAAAGTAAAAGATTATGATCGCTGTGTAAATGTCACCCAATCTATTTGTTTTGGATTAAACGAAAAAAGCATCATTAAACAAGTTAGAGATCATTATTCAGCAATCCACCCAACCCAAAAACCAGTAAGATTATTAGAACGTCTTTTAGCACTTGTAATTCCACAAAATAAAGATAAAGAAGATATAGTAGTATTAGACCCCTTTGGTGGTTCGTTCAGCACAATGGAAGCAGTTTACAATATGGGTATGAAAGGCATATCCTGTGAAATAGACGAGGAATATTTTGAGAATGGTAAAAACAGAATTGAGAATTTACAGCCTATTCAGGGAAAGATCTTTGAGTAG
- a CDS encoding helix-turn-helix domain-containing protein, giving the protein MKLRVKEVARNKGIDLQTLSKKLGITYQALNARIIGNPSLKVLQEIADALDCPVFELLPPGNHYQHYYDEKGNYNGILKKNII; this is encoded by the coding sequence ATGAAATTAAGAGTAAAAGAAGTAGCGCGAAACAAGGGTATCGATTTACAAACATTATCAAAAAAACTTGGGATAACTTACCAAGCGTTGAACGCTCGTATTATTGGAAACCCTTCTTTAAAAGTTCTTCAGGAAATCGCTGATGCTTTGGATTGTCCTGTTTTTGAATTACTACCTCCAGGAAATCATTATCAACATTATTATGATGAAAAGGGAAATTACAACGGAATACTTAAAAAAAACATCATATAA
- a CDS encoding helix-turn-helix domain-containing protein, translating into MKQKINQVLDIICREYQVDKQEIQSRARTEDVAKARQSFFYICQKMLKAPLELMAEVVPRDHATILYSINIYDKEKDKNPFHSLMYKSITEIIEDEVMTTPSEKKQESKFRVGDKVYKPKGYKFPGEVRAIFTNTRNEIRIVAEMEDNGMLHIFNEGQLEILNTN; encoded by the coding sequence ATGAAGCAAAAAATTAACCAAGTACTTGATATAATCTGTAGGGAGTATCAGGTGGATAAACAAGAAATACAATCGAGAGCTCGCACAGAAGACGTTGCCAAAGCCCGTCAATCTTTCTTTTATATATGTCAAAAAATGCTCAAAGCTCCATTAGAGTTGATGGCAGAAGTGGTACCACGAGATCATGCCACCATCCTCTACTCTATCAACATTTATGATAAAGAAAAAGACAAAAATCCATTTCACTCGCTAATGTATAAGTCGATAACAGAAATCATCGAGGATGAAGTAATGACGACCCCGAGCGAGAAGAAACAAGAATCGAAATTCAGGGTTGGTGATAAAGTTTATAAACCAAAAGGCTACAAGTTTCCTGGAGAAGTACGTGCAATCTTCACCAACACAAGAAACGAAATTAGAATCGTGGCAGAAATGGAAGACAACGGCATGCTCCATATTTTCAACGAAGGGCAATTAGAAATTTTAAATACAAATTAA